The proteins below come from a single Procambarus clarkii isolate CNS0578487 chromosome 26, FALCON_Pclarkii_2.0, whole genome shotgun sequence genomic window:
- the LOC123756753 gene encoding U-scoloptoxin(01)-Er1a isoform X2, whose translation MVSRVSSVGSLLVAMAASTFVIASARERRQVQGAAGVDYPTYSEVPPGLTFSCTDKIPGYYADPEAQCQVWHWCVPGGQKYSFLCPNQTLFNQLHRVCDWWFKVDCSGSPDNYNINEDLYKIPDVRVSRSNNPDPIKVEEDEEDKEEEVSSEA comes from the exons ATGGTGTCCCGCGTGTCGTCTGTGGGGTCGCTGCTGGTGGCCATGGCCGCCTCCACCTTCGTCATCGCCTCCGCCAGG GAGCGCCGGCAGGTGCAGGGAGCCGCTGGGGTGGACTACCCCACCTACTCCGAGGTGCCGCCCGGCCTTACATTCTCCTGCACCGACAAGATCCCTGGATACTACGCTGACCCCGAGGCTCAGTGTCAG GTGTGGCACTGGTGTGTGCCAGGCGGACAAAAGTACTCCTTCCTCTGCCCCAACCAGACGCTCTTCAACCAACTCCACAG GGTATGCGACTGGTGGTTCAAAGTGGACTGCTCTGGCTCTCCtgacaactacaacatcaacgaGGACCTCTACAAGATCCCCGACGTCAGGGTTAGCCGCTCTAACAACCCTGACCCCATAAAAGTAGAAGAGGACGAGGAGGATAAGGAAGAGGAAGTCAGCAGCGAGGCTTAG
- the LOC123756753 gene encoding uncharacterized protein isoform X1, which translates to MRVLYRTRQGAGPRADFRDAQWMVSRVSSVGSLLVAMAASTFVIASARERRQVQGAAGVDYPTYSEVPPGLTFSCTDKIPGYYADPEAQCQVWHWCVPGGQKYSFLCPNQTLFNQLHRVCDWWFKVDCSGSPDNYNINEDLYKIPDVRVSRSNNPDPIKVEEDEEDKEEEVSSEA; encoded by the exons ATGCGCGTGTTATATCGTACGAGACAGGGGGCGGGGCCAAGAGCGGACTTCAGAGACGCGCAGTG GATGGTGTCCCGCGTGTCGTCTGTGGGGTCGCTGCTGGTGGCCATGGCCGCCTCCACCTTCGTCATCGCCTCCGCCAGG GAGCGCCGGCAGGTGCAGGGAGCCGCTGGGGTGGACTACCCCACCTACTCCGAGGTGCCGCCCGGCCTTACATTCTCCTGCACCGACAAGATCCCTGGATACTACGCTGACCCCGAGGCTCAGTGTCAG GTGTGGCACTGGTGTGTGCCAGGCGGACAAAAGTACTCCTTCCTCTGCCCCAACCAGACGCTCTTCAACCAACTCCACAG GGTATGCGACTGGTGGTTCAAAGTGGACTGCTCTGGCTCTCCtgacaactacaacatcaacgaGGACCTCTACAAGATCCCCGACGTCAGGGTTAGCCGCTCTAACAACCCTGACCCCATAAAAGTAGAAGAGGACGAGGAGGATAAGGAAGAGGAAGTCAGCAGCGAGGCTTAG